The stretch of DNA AAATACGTAAAGCTTGAAGATTCTATTAAAGGCTTTAAGGAAATTCTTGATGGTAAGTGTGATGAGTTGCCAGAACAGGCATTCTATATGGTTGGAACTATTGATGAAGCTCGTGAGAAGGCAGCGTCTATGCAAGCATCACAAGCAAGTTAGGGGTGGGATAAATGAAAATGTTAATTTTGACCCCTGAGGGTGTAATAGCTGACGAAGAAGTTACATTCGTTTCGGCTGTTGGAGAGGAAGGATCTCTTGGTATTTTGCCAAGGCATGCACCTCTGGTTACCACTTTGAAGATAGATGTGGTAGAATTTGTTAAAGAGAATTCTGATAGAGAAGTGGTTGCTGCTATTGGAGGCATCCTTGAAGTTAAGGATAACAAAGTTACTATTTTAAGTGATGCTGCTGAGTTCTCTGTTGACATAGATGAGCTAAGGGTAAAAGAAGCTGAGAAAAGGGCTAGAGCACGTTTGACTATGAAAACGGAAGAAGT from Thermodesulfobium sp. 4217-1 encodes:
- the atpC gene encoding ATP synthase F1 subunit epsilon, which translates into the protein MKMLILTPEGVIADEEVTFVSAVGEEGSLGILPRHAPLVTTLKIDVVEFVKENSDREVVAAIGGILEVKDNKVTILSDAAEFSVDIDELRVKEAEKRARARLTMKTEEVDVKRAEAALARALARLKAVELLNRRTGSRKRGV